In Hymenobacter gelipurpurascens, one DNA window encodes the following:
- a CDS encoding sodium:solute symporter family transporter produces the protein MQNAFNTLDLAVFLVYIVGVSAYGYYVYRSKQKAQMDTKDYFLAEGSLTWWAIGASMIASNISAEQFIGMSGNGFQVGVAVAAYEWVAAIILIIVAVFFMPIYLKQKIYTMPQFLEQRYNAALSLIMSIFWLFLYVLVNLTSILYLGALAISNLVGGGESFHLIMVALAVFALIITLGGMKVVGYTDVVQVTVLIVGGLATTYLALTLVSEKFGLGSSAIAGFNAMMSDAGDHFHMIFDKPTAATPQVEINKYLMVPGIAMYAAGQWIVNLNYWGCNQYITQRALGADLKTARTGILFAGMLKLLMPVIVMLPGIAAYVLHKNGSLQAEMSSTGAFNADNAYSAILTFLPNGLKGLSLAALTAAIVASLAGKANSISTIFTLDIYKRYMRPESDEKQLVWVGRMTVLAAMVMAIMLTWKDLLGIGGEGGFTYIQKYTGFISPGIVAVFILGLFWKRTTAPAAIAGILSGFILSVFFNNYATAVFGPETWFYTAFPNGKGGYEIPFLICMGLSFAFTFALMIAMSLAGPRVNPRAIEVDSSMFKVSPQIMTLIVITLLMITALYVKFW, from the coding sequence ATGCAAAACGCTTTTAACACGCTGGATCTAGCGGTCTTTCTGGTTTACATCGTAGGCGTATCGGCCTACGGCTACTACGTGTACCGTAGCAAGCAAAAGGCACAGATGGACACCAAGGACTACTTCCTCGCGGAAGGCTCCCTAACGTGGTGGGCCATCGGCGCTTCCATGATTGCCTCCAACATCTCGGCCGAGCAGTTCATCGGTATGTCGGGCAACGGTTTCCAGGTAGGGGTGGCTGTGGCTGCTTACGAATGGGTAGCGGCCATTATCCTCATTATCGTGGCGGTTTTCTTCATGCCGATTTACCTCAAGCAGAAGATTTACACCATGCCGCAGTTTCTGGAGCAGCGCTACAACGCGGCCCTGAGCCTGATTATGAGTATTTTCTGGCTGTTCCTGTATGTGCTCGTTAACCTGACATCCATTCTGTACCTGGGCGCGCTGGCCATCAGCAACCTGGTAGGCGGCGGCGAAAGCTTCCACCTGATTATGGTGGCCCTGGCCGTGTTTGCCCTCATCATCACGCTGGGCGGCATGAAAGTGGTAGGCTACACCGACGTAGTGCAGGTGACGGTTCTTATTGTGGGTGGCCTGGCTACCACCTACCTGGCCCTCACGCTGGTGAGCGAGAAATTCGGCTTGGGTAGCAGCGCCATTGCGGGTTTCAACGCCATGATGAGCGACGCCGGTGACCACTTCCACATGATATTTGATAAACCGACCGCGGCCACGCCGCAGGTGGAAATCAATAAGTACCTGATGGTGCCCGGCATTGCGATGTACGCCGCCGGCCAGTGGATTGTGAACCTCAACTACTGGGGCTGTAACCAGTACATCACGCAGCGCGCCCTGGGCGCCGACCTTAAGACGGCCCGTACCGGTATTCTGTTCGCGGGTATGCTGAAGCTACTGATGCCGGTGATTGTGATGCTGCCCGGTATTGCGGCCTACGTGCTGCACAAAAACGGCAGCCTGCAGGCCGAAATGTCCTCCACGGGCGCATTCAACGCCGACAACGCGTACTCTGCTATCCTGACCTTCCTGCCCAACGGCCTGAAAGGTCTATCGTTGGCGGCTCTCACGGCGGCCATTGTGGCTTCGCTGGCCGGCAAAGCCAACTCCATCTCTACCATCTTCACCCTCGATATCTACAAGCGCTACATGCGCCCCGAGTCGGATGAGAAGCAGCTAGTATGGGTGGGCCGCATGACGGTGTTAGCCGCCATGGTAATGGCTATCATGCTTACCTGGAAAGACTTGCTGGGTATTGGTGGTGAAGGCGGATTTACCTACATCCAGAAATACACGGGCTTCATTTCGCCCGGTATCGTGGCTGTGTTTATCCTAGGCCTGTTCTGGAAGCGCACCACGGCGCCGGCGGCCATTGCCGGTATCCTGTCGGGCTTCATTCTTTCGGTGTTCTTCAACAACTACGCTACCGCTGTTTTCGGTCCCGAAACGTGGTTCTACACCGCTTTCCCGAATGGTAAAGGGGGCTACGAAATTCCCTTCCTGATCTGCATGGGTCTCTCGTTTGCCTTCACCTTCGCCCTGATGATTGCCATGAGCTTGGCTGGCCCCCGCGTGAATCCGCGCGCTATCGAAGTCGATTCGAGCATGTTCAAAGTGAGCCCGCAAATCATGACCCTTATCGTCATTACGCTGCTCATGATTACGGCGCTTTACGTGAAATTCTGGTAA
- the araA gene encoding L-arabinose isomerase, with amino-acid sequence MIDISQYEAWFITGSQHLYGPETLEQVAQHSQQIAEALGQALPIKIVYKDVLTGPDGITKLVQEANTTPNCVGLIAWMHTFSPAKMWINGLKILQKPLAHLHTQFNRDIPWGDIDMDFMNTNQSAHGDREFGFIGARLRLKRKVVVGHWQSADVHERLSIWSRAACAWADWQGARIVRFGDNMRYVAVTEGDKVEAELKFGYSVNTYGIGDLVAVINAVSDEQVNNLLTTYEQEYELGADLKEGGSQRDSLREAAKIEVGMRQFLQDNKAIGFTDTFEDLHGMAQLPGIATQRLMAEGYGFGGEGDWKTSALVRAMKVMGSGLPGGNSFMEDYTYHFQPGNEQVLGSHMLEICPTIAEGKVKVEVHPLGIGGKADPARLVFNCPAGSALNATIVDLGHRFRMIVNEVEAVAPEQDLPKLPVARVLWKVKPSLSVGAAAWIYAGGAHHTGYSQNLTSEYLEDFAEMAGIEYLIIDDETKLRTFKNELRYNDVAFSQR; translated from the coding sequence ATGATTGACATTTCCCAATACGAAGCCTGGTTCATCACGGGCAGCCAGCATCTGTACGGCCCCGAAACGCTGGAGCAGGTAGCCCAGCACTCCCAGCAGATTGCTGAGGCGCTAGGCCAGGCGCTACCTATTAAGATAGTGTATAAAGACGTGCTGACCGGTCCCGATGGCATTACCAAGCTGGTGCAGGAAGCCAACACCACGCCCAACTGCGTAGGCCTCATTGCCTGGATGCACACCTTCTCGCCAGCCAAAATGTGGATCAACGGCCTGAAGATTCTGCAGAAGCCGCTGGCCCACCTGCACACCCAGTTCAACCGCGACATTCCGTGGGGCGACATCGACATGGACTTCATGAATACTAACCAGTCGGCGCACGGCGACCGGGAGTTCGGCTTCATTGGGGCTCGGTTGCGCCTCAAGCGCAAAGTGGTGGTAGGCCACTGGCAGAGCGCTGATGTGCATGAGCGCCTCAGCATCTGGAGCCGTGCCGCCTGCGCCTGGGCCGATTGGCAGGGTGCGCGCATCGTGCGATTCGGCGACAACATGCGCTATGTAGCCGTAACGGAAGGCGACAAAGTGGAAGCCGAGCTGAAGTTTGGCTACAGCGTGAACACCTATGGCATCGGTGACCTGGTAGCCGTTATCAATGCCGTAAGCGACGAGCAGGTGAACAACTTGCTGACCACCTATGAGCAGGAATACGAGCTGGGCGCCGACCTAAAAGAAGGTGGTAGCCAGCGCGACTCCTTGCGCGAAGCCGCTAAAATTGAAGTGGGCATGCGCCAGTTCCTGCAAGACAACAAGGCAATCGGTTTCACCGACACCTTTGAGGACTTGCACGGCATGGCGCAGCTGCCCGGCATTGCAACCCAACGCCTGATGGCAGAAGGCTATGGCTTCGGCGGCGAAGGCGACTGGAAAACCTCCGCGCTGGTGCGCGCCATGAAAGTGATGGGCAGTGGCCTACCCGGCGGCAACTCTTTCATGGAAGATTACACCTACCACTTCCAGCCCGGCAACGAGCAGGTGCTGGGCTCGCACATGCTGGAAATCTGCCCCACCATTGCGGAAGGTAAAGTGAAGGTAGAAGTGCACCCCTTGGGCATCGGCGGCAAAGCCGATCCGGCCCGTTTGGTGTTCAACTGCCCCGCCGGCTCGGCCCTCAACGCGACCATCGTGGACCTAGGCCACCGCTTCCGTATGATTGTGAACGAGGTGGAAGCCGTGGCGCCCGAGCAGGATCTGCCGAAGCTGCCCGTGGCCCGCGTGCTCTGGAAAGTGAAGCCCAGCCTGAGCGTAGGCGCTGCCGCCTGGATTTACGCCGGCGGTGCCCACCACACCGGCTACAGCCAAAACCTGACGAGCGAGTACCTCGAAGACTTCGCCGAAATGGCCGGCATCGAGTACCTCATCATCGATGACGAGACCAAGCTGCGCACCTTCAAAAACGAGCTGCGCTACAACGACGTGGCCTTCAGCCAGCGCTAG
- a CDS encoding L-ribulose-5-phosphate 4-epimerase, giving the protein MSQFQELKQACYEANMQLPELGLVLFTFGNASVVDREKRVFAIKPSGVPYATLKAEDIVIVDFANNIVEGTKRPSSDTKTHAVLYSHWEHIGGIVHTHSTYATAWAQAQMDIPILGTTHADHLTADIPCAPPMSDAMIAGDYEHQTGWQIINEFQRRGLSPEEVEMVLLSNHAPFTWGKTVEKAVYHSAVLEEVARMAYLSCTLRPDVPRLKEALIQKHYERKHGVHSYYGQS; this is encoded by the coding sequence ATGAGCCAGTTTCAGGAGTTAAAGCAGGCCTGCTACGAGGCCAACATGCAGCTGCCCGAGTTAGGGTTGGTGCTGTTCACCTTCGGCAATGCCAGCGTGGTAGACCGCGAGAAGCGCGTGTTTGCCATCAAGCCCAGCGGCGTGCCCTACGCCACCTTGAAGGCCGAGGATATCGTCATCGTCGACTTCGCCAACAACATTGTAGAAGGCACGAAGCGCCCTTCTTCGGATACTAAAACCCACGCGGTGCTTTATAGCCACTGGGAGCATATTGGCGGCATCGTGCACACGCACTCCACCTATGCCACGGCCTGGGCGCAAGCGCAGATGGACATTCCGATTCTCGGCACCACGCACGCCGACCATCTTACCGCTGATATTCCGTGCGCGCCGCCGATGAGCGACGCCATGATTGCCGGCGATTATGAGCACCAGACCGGCTGGCAGATCATCAACGAGTTTCAACGCCGCGGCCTCTCGCCGGAGGAAGTGGAAATGGTCCTGCTCAGTAACCACGCGCCCTTCACCTGGGGCAAAACGGTAGAAAAAGCAGTGTACCACAGCGCCGTGCTGGAAGAAGTAGCCCGCATGGCCTACCTCAGCTGCACACTCCGCCCCGATGTGCCCCGCCTCAAAGAAGCTCTGATTCAGAAGCACTACGAGCGCAAGCATGGCGTGCATTCCTACTACGGCCAAAGCTAG
- a CDS encoding ribulokinase, which produces MNPTYVIGIDYGSDSVRAVLVNAHTGQEIAQAVHPYARWKEQRYCNATKNQFRQHPLDHIEGLETTVRRVAQNVPAEQIVGLAVDTTGSTPGPVDEYGVALALKPGFEENPNAMFVLWKDHTALPEAAEINHKARTWGGKDFTQFEGGIYSSEWFWAKIAHVVREDDSVAKAAYSWMEHCDWLTLLLTGGDLKTFKRSRCAAGHKAMWHESWGGLPSEEFLTLLEPKLGGLRERLFEETYTADQVAGTLSEEWAQRLGLTTNTVVAVGSFDAHAGAVAGEIEAYSMVKVMGTSTCDIVVAPMDEVGGKLVPGICGQVDGSVIPGMLGLEAGQSAVGDLLAWFRGVIEWPLRTLLPKSSILTPEQREALLAELSDNMMAELNIAAASVNPEESAVLALDWVNGRRTPDANQALKGAIMNLTMGTSAPQIFRALVESICYGSKQIVERFEQEGIPIKQVIGLGGVAKKSGFMMQTLADVLNRPIKVAESDQAPALGSAMYAAVAAGIHPDVVTAQKAMGNGFAENYTPNPERVADYQRRYEQYQAFGQYVEQATEQRAGEVAETELVDQA; this is translated from the coding sequence ATGAATCCAACTTACGTTATCGGCATCGACTACGGCTCTGACTCCGTGCGGGCCGTGCTGGTGAATGCCCATACCGGCCAGGAAATTGCCCAGGCCGTGCACCCGTACGCTCGCTGGAAAGAGCAGCGCTACTGCAATGCCACCAAAAACCAGTTCCGTCAGCACCCCCTCGACCACATCGAAGGCCTGGAGACTACCGTACGCCGGGTGGCGCAGAACGTGCCCGCCGAGCAGATTGTTGGCCTCGCCGTGGATACTACTGGCTCTACACCCGGTCCGGTAGATGAGTATGGTGTAGCACTAGCCCTGAAGCCTGGCTTCGAGGAGAACCCGAACGCCATGTTCGTACTCTGGAAGGACCACACTGCTCTGCCCGAAGCCGCCGAAATCAACCACAAAGCCCGCACTTGGGGTGGCAAAGATTTCACCCAGTTTGAGGGCGGTATCTATTCCTCCGAGTGGTTTTGGGCCAAAATTGCCCACGTAGTCCGCGAGGATGACAGCGTAGCAAAAGCCGCGTACTCCTGGATGGAACACTGCGACTGGCTGACGCTGCTGCTCACCGGCGGCGACCTGAAAACGTTTAAGCGCAGCCGCTGCGCCGCCGGCCACAAAGCCATGTGGCACGAGAGCTGGGGCGGCCTGCCCTCCGAAGAGTTCCTGACCCTACTAGAACCCAAGTTAGGTGGCCTACGCGAGCGGCTGTTCGAGGAAACCTACACCGCCGACCAAGTAGCCGGCACGCTCTCCGAAGAGTGGGCTCAGCGCCTCGGCCTCACCACCAACACCGTAGTAGCAGTAGGTTCTTTTGATGCCCACGCTGGTGCCGTAGCCGGCGAAATCGAAGCGTATTCGATGGTGAAGGTGATGGGCACTTCTACCTGCGACATCGTGGTAGCGCCTATGGACGAAGTAGGAGGGAAGCTGGTGCCCGGCATTTGCGGCCAGGTTGATGGCTCCGTGATTCCGGGCATGCTAGGCCTAGAAGCCGGGCAATCCGCTGTCGGTGATTTGCTAGCCTGGTTTCGGGGCGTAATCGAATGGCCCTTGCGTACGCTGCTGCCCAAATCATCGATTCTGACGCCAGAGCAACGGGAGGCCTTGCTCGCAGAACTCAGTGACAACATGATGGCTGAGCTGAACATTGCAGCCGCTTCCGTAAACCCCGAGGAGTCGGCAGTGCTGGCTCTGGATTGGGTGAACGGCCGCCGCACACCCGATGCCAACCAAGCCTTGAAAGGCGCCATCATGAATCTGACCATGGGCACCTCGGCACCTCAGATTTTCCGGGCACTGGTGGAGTCTATCTGCTACGGCTCTAAGCAAATTGTGGAGCGCTTTGAGCAGGAAGGTATTCCAATCAAGCAGGTAATAGGCCTAGGCGGCGTGGCTAAGAAGTCGGGATTCATGATGCAGACCTTGGCCGACGTGCTAAACCGCCCTATTAAGGTGGCAGAGTCCGACCAGGCGCCGGCGCTGGGCTCGGCCATGTACGCCGCCGTAGCTGCCGGCATACATCCTGATGTGGTGACGGCGCAGAAGGCCATGGGCAATGGTTTTGCCGAAAACTACACGCCTAACCCAGAGCGTGTCGCAGATTATCAGCGCCGCTACGAGCAGTACCAGGCCTTTGGGCAGTATGTAGAACAAGCTACCGAGCAGCGCGCCGGTGAAGTAGCCGAAACCGAACTTGTAGACCAAGCATGA
- a CDS encoding aldose epimerase family protein, translating to MTNLNRIGLLTSSAASLVGLLALAGCNPSASTEKSATDTTQTMTDSTNTTTTAAPTSASFGKTTDGTEVQLFTLTNAHGLKVSITNYGGTVASLMVPDKAGKLGDVVLGFDNVSGYQSPAFLKSGPYFGALIGRYGNRIAKGKFTLDGQEYTLANNNGENTLHGGKKGFDKVVWQAQPGTSADGQMLTLTYRSKDGEEGYPGNLQVTVVYTLTSDDALRIDYSATTDKATPVNLTNHAYFNLSGGKDVLGHQVTIPADRYTVVDAGLIPTGELRPVKGTPFDFTTPHTISERIGQVPGGYDHNWVLNETSGMHAAATVYEPTTGRTMEVRTTEPGVQFYTGNFLDGTLKGKGGQVYGQHAGFCLETQHFPDSPNQPKFPSTILKPGQTLHSTTTYKFGVRR from the coding sequence ATGACAAATCTCAACCGCATCGGACTGCTAACCAGCAGCGCCGCGAGTCTCGTAGGCCTATTGGCTCTGGCTGGCTGCAACCCGTCAGCTTCAACAGAGAAGTCGGCCACCGATACCACTCAAACCATGACGGATTCCACCAACACTACCACTACTGCTGCCCCAACTTCGGCGTCCTTCGGCAAGACGACGGACGGCACCGAGGTGCAGCTGTTCACGCTCACCAACGCCCACGGCCTGAAAGTGAGCATCACGAACTACGGCGGAACGGTTGCCAGCCTAATGGTTCCGGACAAGGCCGGTAAGCTCGGCGATGTGGTGCTCGGGTTTGACAACGTGAGCGGCTACCAGAGCCCCGCGTTTCTCAAGTCGGGCCCCTACTTCGGCGCCCTGATTGGCCGCTACGGCAACCGCATCGCCAAAGGCAAATTCACGCTGGACGGCCAGGAGTACACGCTGGCCAACAACAACGGCGAGAACACGCTGCACGGCGGCAAGAAAGGCTTTGACAAAGTCGTGTGGCAGGCCCAGCCCGGCACCTCCGCCGATGGACAAATGCTCACGCTCACCTACCGGAGCAAAGACGGCGAAGAAGGCTACCCCGGCAACCTGCAGGTGACAGTGGTCTACACGCTCACCAGCGACGACGCGCTACGCATCGACTACTCCGCTACCACCGATAAGGCCACGCCTGTCAACCTGACCAACCACGCCTACTTCAACCTGAGCGGCGGCAAAGACGTGTTAGGCCACCAGGTCACCATTCCGGCTGACCGCTACACCGTAGTCGATGCCGGCCTGATTCCCACCGGTGAACTGCGCCCCGTGAAAGGCACGCCCTTCGACTTTACCACCCCGCACACCATCAGCGAGCGGATTGGGCAGGTGCCGGGCGGCTACGACCACAACTGGGTGCTCAACGAAACCAGTGGTATGCACGCGGCGGCCACCGTGTATGAGCCCACCACGGGCCGCACCATGGAGGTGCGCACCACCGAGCCGGGGGTGCAGTTCTATACCGGCAACTTCCTGGATGGCACCCTGAAGGGCAAAGGTGGCCAGGTGTACGGCCAGCACGCCGGTTTCTGCCTGGAAACCCAGCACTTCCCCGATTCGCCCAACCAGCCCAAGTTCCCAAGCACGATCCTGAAGCCCGGCCAGACGCTGCATTCTACGACCACCTATAAATTCGGCGTGCGCCGGTAA
- a CDS encoding family 43 glycosylhydrolase — protein sequence MSSPILLARQAAAAGGRLRHLLHFSVFLVLLLGWPSGSAFALQGLTGVHDPSNIVKEGNKYWIFATGQGIYSMYSTDLVTWTPGPRAVFVNNAYPGWINSKVPGFQGNFWAPECIFLNGKYHLYYSCSTFGSKVSAIGLATNVTLDPTSPNYKWEDQGEVVSTNTSSDVNAIDPAVFKDTNNEVWMSYGSFFGGIRITQLNATTGKALGNTAFAVANGNPEAAYLMKHGSFYYLFINRGACCSGVTSTYYIVAGRSASPTGPFLDQNGVDLNNNGGTPVLSRSGRYIGPGHSGIFEENGVSYFSHHYYDRDDNGAPKLGLAKLTWSSVGWPSVSRDWVAAGRYEIKNQNSNLVWDAWGCTGTSGQIIAQGTPSGLDCQRWDFTALGDGEYKITNVLGGLAADVAGCSPDAGAKLQLFAYTGLPCQQYRIDRANDGTLVFASVNGNRVVEVPNASTTAGQQLGLWDYNGCGCQRWSLTASGTALAATPGKKLVGVSVYPVPVSRNGFTVDLGQQKTAEATLVEVYDLRSRLVHSQEFAKPQTSLAVTATLRAGLYLVHIKRESGSLTQKITVL from the coding sequence ATGTCATCACCGATACTTTTAGCCCGCCAGGCTGCGGCAGCGGGCGGGCGTTTGCGCCACCTACTTCATTTCAGCGTATTCTTGGTTTTGCTGCTGGGGTGGCCTAGCGGCTCTGCTTTTGCCCTGCAAGGCCTCACCGGCGTGCACGACCCTTCGAACATTGTAAAGGAGGGCAACAAATACTGGATTTTCGCCACCGGGCAGGGCATATACAGCATGTACTCCACTGACCTGGTTACCTGGACGCCGGGCCCTCGTGCGGTGTTTGTGAATAATGCCTATCCTGGCTGGATCAACTCGAAAGTGCCTGGTTTTCAGGGGAATTTCTGGGCGCCGGAGTGCATCTTCCTGAACGGTAAATACCACTTGTACTACTCATGTTCCACCTTCGGCTCGAAGGTGTCGGCCATAGGCCTAGCCACCAACGTCACGCTGGACCCCACTAGCCCAAACTACAAGTGGGAGGATCAGGGCGAAGTGGTTTCTACCAACACCAGCAGCGACGTAAATGCCATTGATCCGGCGGTATTCAAAGACACAAATAACGAAGTCTGGATGTCGTACGGCTCTTTCTTCGGAGGTATTCGGATTACACAACTGAACGCCACTACTGGCAAGGCGTTGGGTAATACTGCCTTCGCAGTAGCCAACGGCAACCCGGAGGCGGCCTACCTCATGAAGCATGGCAGTTTTTATTATCTGTTCATCAATCGTGGAGCCTGCTGTAGCGGTGTAACCAGCACGTATTACATCGTGGCCGGGCGTTCTGCTTCGCCCACTGGCCCTTTTCTGGACCAGAATGGCGTAGACCTAAACAACAACGGCGGTACGCCCGTGCTGAGCCGTTCGGGCCGCTACATTGGGCCTGGCCATAGCGGTATCTTTGAGGAGAACGGCGTAAGCTACTTTTCACACCATTACTACGACCGCGACGACAACGGTGCTCCTAAACTAGGCCTGGCCAAACTGACCTGGAGCAGCGTCGGGTGGCCCAGCGTCAGCCGCGACTGGGTGGCGGCGGGGCGCTACGAAATCAAGAATCAGAATAGCAACCTGGTTTGGGATGCCTGGGGCTGCACTGGCACATCGGGCCAGATCATTGCCCAAGGCACCCCATCTGGCCTGGACTGTCAGCGGTGGGATTTCACGGCCCTTGGCGACGGTGAATACAAAATCACGAATGTCCTGGGTGGCCTAGCCGCTGATGTAGCTGGCTGCTCGCCCGATGCCGGCGCCAAGCTCCAGCTCTTCGCCTACACCGGCCTACCGTGCCAACAATACCGCATCGACCGGGCCAACGATGGTACGCTGGTGTTTGCTTCCGTGAATGGCAATAGGGTAGTGGAGGTGCCTAATGCGTCGACTACTGCGGGCCAGCAACTAGGCCTCTGGGACTATAACGGCTGCGGCTGTCAGCGCTGGAGCCTGACTGCCAGTGGCACAGCCTTGGCGGCCACGCCTGGCAAAAAGCTGGTTGGCGTGAGCGTGTACCCAGTTCCGGTGTCCCGGAATGGATTCACGGTGGACCTAGGCCAGCAGAAAACTGCCGAAGCCACCTTGGTAGAAGTGTATGATTTGCGGAGCCGGCTTGTACACAGCCAAGAGTTCGCAAAGCCGCAGACCTCTCTGGCCGTTACGGCTACATTGCGAGCGGGACTATACCTGGTGCATATTAAGCGCGAAAGCGGCTCACTCACACAAAAGATTACTGTCTTGTAA
- a CDS encoding glycoside hydrolase family 43 protein produces MRSISRLAYVLLSGLLLSASACQQTKQTPAPVVPPVVASPTTATTFTNPLLASGPDPWVTQKDGFYYYMHTLNNRLEIWKTANMSELRTAPSKVVWTPPSTGNAAGNLWAPELHFLDGKWYIYYSAGPAGTDLGRQRTWVLENDAADPTTGTWLDKGRLFSSPEDFWAIDGTVLEQNGKRYFIWSGHNGLDGIQRIYISQMGNPWTLVGPRVELSHPEYIWENVGPPYVNEGPEILKHGGKTFLIYSASFCGTDQYALGQLTADATADPMLLASWKKSAKPVFSQDAANRAYATGHNSFFTSKDGKEDWIIYHANSNPNEGCVDKRNPRMQKFTWNADGTPNFGVPVAISAPIIKPSGE; encoded by the coding sequence ATGAGAAGTATCTCTCGACTGGCCTACGTACTGCTTAGCGGGTTGCTATTGTCGGCTTCAGCCTGCCAACAGACCAAGCAGACGCCCGCGCCTGTTGTGCCACCGGTAGTAGCGTCGCCTACTACAGCCACCACCTTTACCAATCCGCTGCTGGCTTCGGGCCCCGACCCATGGGTGACGCAAAAAGATGGGTTTTACTACTACATGCACACGCTCAATAACCGGCTGGAAATCTGGAAAACGGCGAACATGTCGGAGCTGCGCACTGCCCCAAGCAAAGTTGTCTGGACGCCGCCGAGCACCGGAAATGCCGCTGGCAACCTGTGGGCACCGGAGCTGCATTTTCTGGATGGTAAGTGGTACATCTACTACTCGGCCGGTCCCGCTGGCACCGACCTGGGCCGGCAGCGCACCTGGGTGCTGGAAAACGATGCCGCCGACCCTACCACCGGTACCTGGCTAGATAAAGGCAGGTTGTTCAGCTCACCGGAAGATTTCTGGGCCATTGATGGGACTGTGCTGGAGCAAAACGGCAAGCGCTACTTCATCTGGTCGGGCCACAACGGGCTGGATGGCATTCAGCGCATCTACATCTCCCAGATGGGCAACCCCTGGACCCTGGTCGGGCCGCGCGTGGAACTCTCACACCCTGAGTATATCTGGGAAAATGTAGGCCCCCCGTATGTAAACGAAGGCCCGGAAATTCTGAAGCACGGCGGCAAAACCTTCCTGATTTATTCGGCCAGTTTCTGCGGCACCGACCAATATGCCCTAGGCCAGTTAACCGCCGATGCTACCGCCGACCCGATGCTACTGGCATCCTGGAAAAAATCGGCTAAGCCGGTATTCTCCCAGGATGCCGCCAACAGGGCCTACGCTACGGGCCACAATTCCTTCTTCACCTCCAAGGATGGCAAGGAAGACTGGATTATCTACCACGCCAACTCCAACCCCAACGAGGGCTGCGTGGATAAGCGCAACCCGCGCATGCAGAAGTTCACCTGGAACGCCGATGGCACGCCCAACTTCGGCGTACCCGTCGCCATTAGCGCCCCCATCATCAAACCCAGCGGAGAGTAA